cttaatcttttataatttatactatTATCTTTATCATCTATTCCTTTATTTGTAACCATTTTTTCATTCGTCTTATTTTTATGGTaagatttattttctttttcgatGGGATTCACGCCATTTAACTTTTCATTACCCTTTCGATTAttcatttcctttttttcgttcttctctttttcctTACCACTATCATATTTACCCCTATTACCATTAGTCTTACCATTACTATTACCATtcctattactattactatatttattatcattatcaccATTATATGGGCTCTTTGTTTTACTCTCACCAGTTTTATTAGAGCATATGGTTCGTGTTACTTGCTTGCTTAACAATCTTTCTACCCCGTTCTTTTTATCATCTCCTGTCAAATCACTCCTTGCATCATCATTCCGTAAttccatatttatttaatttttgacTTTATCAGTGACAAATATGTTTGTACAGCATTATGtaaccttttttttgttgttgtatttttttgttttttgatGAGACACGAGTCTTTATTTAAGAGGTATTATTAACGAAAATGTGATAAGTCTCAAAATGAGATAAAACCGAAAAATGTGGGTTAATAAAATGGAAAGTAACAAATGGATATTTCCAAATGGCAAAAACCCAAtgataaatacataaattaaattatacttataaataatCAGAACAAAGCATCATATAGTATAATAACTTAAAAAAGGGACGTTAAAAAGGATTATTTTAAGccttacatatacataaaaaacaGTACGCATAGCAAATATTTGGAGAAGtggaatttaatttttatgtattcacaaaaattcatatgtacatatatttgtacgttTGTACGTTTTGTACGTTTGTACGTTTGTACGTTTTGTACGTTTGCACGTTTTGTACGTTTGTACGTTTTGTACGTTTGTACGTTTTGTACGTTTGTACGTTTGTACGTTTAttcgtacgtatatatatacgaatatCACAttcgttaaaaaaaaaaaaaagcgtaAATACTCATATGAAAACAcacaattttgtaaaattttccGACATATTACGGCCAAAAATATACGAATaataggaaaataaaaagaataaaaggaGCCGAGTTTTAATATCTCAATAATATGGACTCTGCATGTTATtttgtacacatataaaaaatagtgaaatttaaaagtgccattataattaataaaagtagAATTCGTATGCCAtcacaaaaatatatctttaaataaaattaactcCAAAGTTCtgtatttgtttatttaatgattttatcattatgctattatattgtattattttattatttgttttatatttttttttttttttttttttgatactTCTGTGCTAAGATGAGACATTTTTACATTCCTATATTcctcaaaatataattagtCGAGCTTAAGataaaatttcctttttccctttatgtatatatgttttcataTACATGTTAAAACTAGTTATATTTTGGTAAACATAATTTACAATGTTCAATTTTCAAAAAGGATCGTTAAGTATTAAGGGTATCATCAAGTATTGTTTATTAgtaaaggtaaaaaaaaaaaaaaaaatttagacaaatattactaaagaatttttataaaatacgtTTTGTATGTTGTTCACTTTGATATTTAAACAGTAGAAGTTCTATTATTCAGTGTAATctcttttcgttttttctcgttttaatattataaacaaaatgaaaaaaaaaaaaaaaaattatgcacgCCCCAAATAACTTGTAAATGTTTTGTCagtaaaatatgcatatacttttttattcacTCATACAATAATTGCTATTTAGTactaatacaaaaaaaggggaaattAAAAGTTTCTCTCTCATTAAAACAAAACCTTTTACGAATTGAGGTTTGTgctataatattattaaagcCGGAAAAGGTggcatatatttaaatctCTTCTccaaaaaatgaagataataAACAATAATACAATTAAGGTTATGTATAAGCGTTTTTCCCCTTCTGCTAAATTCctcagttttttttttttttttttgttctgttCATGTATAACACCATAATGCTGCTTAAATTTTCTTGTCAGAACAATGGCAACAAGCAAAGAGTGAATGttaaatatacacatgtatatataagtatatataacgAAACAATGCACAGCTGCACAAATACTGCATATTATTTACGCCCCCGTTTTTATTAAACAACTGAAAGTTACTGACATAATGATGTTTCGTATTTTCCGTTTTTTAGTTCGTTGTAGAAAAgtgaaaaattaagaataacaaaattaacgattaaaaaaaaagttaatatgcattttaggccaaaataattctttttttttttttttcacatctCGATAATAAGCATTTGTGTAATGGTATATAtgcagtaaaaaaaaaaaaaaaataaagtatgcGAATAAGAATAATCAGAAATAGTTATAGTAGTTATCATTTCACATGTGCAAATTGCTACAAACGGATACtcatattttgtaatattccTTAGAAAAGTGCATATACTCGTAAAACATATGGGGGGGAAATTTTTCGAAAAGagtaatatacatatatatatatatatatatatatatatatatatatataattataaatacatatatacatttatgcttataatatatatatatatataacacttACAACATACATGTAGAAAATATAAGCGTATGAGTACATCCGTGATCCAACATATTCATCCCGCTTCAatgaagcaaaaataaaGCTCCATTATAcgcaatttttaaatgatcaGGTGGGGATGATAATGaatgctttttctttttcaaccTCATTAAGGCATAGTAAAATACTTcgaattttgaaaaatgaaaaaagctACTTCTGTAGTATGGCCAAAAAAAAGTTTGGTGAACTTCATCAACCAAGAACACgatgtgaaaaaaaaaatcatttagAAATCATTGATCAAGTGTATTTTGATATGATGGATGCTATGAAAGAAAAGAGCATATTAGAAAAGGAAGAATATAGAAATATGGATAGAAATATTTCTGAGATTATTTTAAATCATAACATTTCGGAAAAGAACCAAGTAATTAAGAACATAATGAGATACTGCATCGAGTTAAACAAGAAAAGGGGTAAAAAGGAAGAAGCAGAGGAAGAGGCTGCAGATGAAGAAGAGGATAACAAATacaggaagaaaaaaagaaaaaatgtggAGGAGTTAAATAATAGGTATGATCCACAAGGAgacattttaaatttaataaaaagtaacgTAAAAGAATATAGCAGTCAATTCAATTCTTGTGAAATAGGTATAATTTTGAAATgctttctaaaaataaaaatgaacgatttacatattatacatatattattacaccatttttttaaaagaaatatgaaattttCTCAATATGGAACGTTGTATGTGTTAAACTCTTTTTCTAAGTTGAGCTTACTACCACAGAATGAaactaattttaaattactcTGTTCAGATATTTTACAaaagttaaataattttgaatttaaaaacatttgtCTAATATGCAACTATGCTTCAGCATTGTATAGAActaataaagtatatataaagaacTTTATTgagaaaatatgtaaatttctCATAAATGACTATAGCATAAGTAGTAATGATGATGTATGGTCTACGGATTCTATTCATTATATTGCTAATGCTTGTGCTAGagttaattatttaaacaaagaattatttctttttttaaaacataaaattgaaaagaaaatagcATTTTTTTCACTAGATCAATTAGTTTCTTTAACTAATGCATATagcaaatttaaaaatgcaGAAGAAGCAAACTTTTTATccttatacattttaatagcagatgaaataattaaaaaatcatatttattaaaatcaaGACATATGAGCGTTTTAGCAAACTCTTTTAATAATGCATGCGTACTTCATGAgaaacttttttatattattacagaATGTAGTTTAACACTTATAAGTACATTTGAGCCAAAACAGATAGTCATGATTATACATGCTTATGTAAATATAGGCTTACTAAATAATGTTTTACTAGACTCTATATGGAACACTGCATTAGTGTATATAGACGAATATCATATCCAAGAATTGTCCATGTTACTACAGGCATATACTAAAAGTTCACAACATAgacaaaattttttcaataaattatgtcagcgaatttatatttttattacttctaCGTATCCTTTTGTGGGAACAAATGAGAAGAATTTAGAATATACATACGAAAAGTATATTAAGTcgatgaatatattaaaacataagTACAAAATATTGTCAACAAGTGTAACATTAGATGATTGTTCCTTACTTCTCTATGTGATATATAATCATCAAAATTATTGCATTTACGTTAATGATACAATCTTAAAGTGTCAAGAGAAAAAGCAGCATTATCGCATTTGTTTAAactataataacaataaagaggaggaaaaaaaataccttGCTGCTTCTAACGATATAGCAAAAAATGAGGAACATTGCACCGACAAAAGGGAACATAGCATAATAGACCATATATCGTATCAAAACGGATATGATACAGATGAAATATCCTTAAAAATGCATTCGTCTGAAAATATTTCTAACTCTCTTAATAATATCGGTACAAATAGCAATAACGAAATTTTTACTGCACAAGGAGATGAGAAAAAGGACGATGCACGCAGTGAAATAAGGCATGTTATGTCATCTGGCAAGGTTAACCGCGTTCCCTATTCTAATAAGAGCGAAAATGGTAACACAGGAAATAGCGACTCTACAGGTAGCAACATTTGTGGAAATACCGATCCCATCGAAAGCCAAATGAATTACATGCAGCATGTTGAATACTACTCTAACGATATTGATAAAGCAGGggaatatttaataaaatatttgagcAAAGATATTAATTCCACCTTACTATGctcaataatatattctctCATTAAAGGAAACTGTTTATTACAATATGATCTACTAATATGTTTATCTAAACtaactattatttttcttaaacaGTTCAAAAGTTCAGAACTTGCCAATATATGTACAGCTTTGTCTGAAGCTTATATATTCGCATctgatgaaaataatagacaaaatgaattaatatcaaaaaatcaaaaaaaagaaaataggaACATTTCAAATTTAAAGCAAGTTAAAAGTATAGGAGTTAGTAATTCTAATAAGAGTGAAACATATGATGAAAAGTTATACTTTTCATCAAAACAATATTTAATTAcatgtaaattattttttgatatgGTAGAATCCTATTTGAAGGAAAAAGAACATTCTTTCACTGACGTTTATAGTACCTATAAATTTATCACTTCTTTTGGTGCATTAAGAATGATTAAATATTCCTCAGTTGCAttgcatttatttaaattgtcAATActggaaattaaaaatttatcttatttGCCTCTacaaaaaatagtaatatcaCACAAAGACATACATATCTtaacacataaaaattatgcacCTATCAGAGGTTTTCCAAATCTAATTATATAGTTACCCGGTAAAATAATACCACTAGAAAgctccaatttttttttttttttttttttacaggCAAATGCTTTTATGCAGATGAATGTCTACAACGAGGATGTGTACGCATTTATAAAGAAGTTacaaaagatgaaaaaaaacaaataaatgcgAATAGAGCAAATAACaacaaatgataaatatgcttttttttaaaatttatatgctcattttttttttttttttgttgttccacctttttgttaaaattatgtaaaaggGTAATCTTCTTAATTCGTGTTAAGTGTTTTTGTTTGTAGTCAGTGTAAGAATCACTCAAAGTCACACTGGTAAGAACAttaacacatacatatatatatatatatatatatatatatatatatatatatatatatgtttatgtgcATTTTCATCAAAAATGGTTTCTTTATATGGACCCTCTCATAATTTCAAGAAAATGTCATTACTCATGTTATATGGATTATGTTGGATGTCCACTATTATAAAGCGTATTAAGCTCTGAATTTTACTTAACtgatatatttcttttttttttttttgtttttttaaatgtattatttttccattttgaatTAATATGAAAACAAGTTGCAAACTTACAATGACCACAACACATTGTAGAAAGGAAAATTATCAGGTAGTACTTCTGTTTTGTTAATTAGTTGTGCTACACATTTTATTGTTGTTTGtaaatttgttctttttcttgTATATCTATTATGCAGACGTATTTTCTACATAAAACATATGAGAAAACAATTTAAAGATGAATATAAAGACTATTACATAGTTATAAAatactataataatagttatgATAAAAGTTTTAgcactaattttttttttatttttttttttattcctattCATATTTAAGTGCGTGTTATATTTTCTTCCTCTACGTCTAATATAACTATATTCTGATGAATGTTCGATCATCCTGTAGCCATTTATAACAACGTAAATTCCGTGTTGTGAGAAAGTTTCgtaaatacaaaattgaTCTACTCAGAAATGTGAGAAGTAGTTAAtccattttaattttgcttttttttttttcatatatgtaatttatttatttatttattttttactaaaatacTACAATTCGTTAAAATTATACTCATATTATGAGGTGATTCAACAATTTGTTTACTAACTGTTATACCGTCATAAATACCTCTATACAATAACAGGGAGTagcattttttcctttttgctGTAAACTATtttgcatgtatgtatatatatatatatacatacatatatacataaatacccACGCTTGCATATAGTTATCCTAAATTATAACCTATTCAGGCATCATCCATAACCATTTTAACTCATAATTCCATACTATCCGTTATTTGGATAATTATGAATTCTTCAATTTTCTTATTCACTCTTTTCTATAACATTATGGCATGTGTAAtggttttttatattttatataaatatatattacatatattcatgtatataatgatttttttactaatataaTACCCAAACATTTAAAAGCTTGATTTTTCAGGtccaaaaaaaatgaaaaatttatgaaatttgTACTATATGTGAAACATTAACttttaattgtaataataaaaataaatatattattatatatacaacatatataaacatatacatatctatataatatagaaaaaataaaaatataacggCGACGGGACTCGAACCCGCAATCTTCGGTTCCGAAGACCGACGCCTTATCCATTGGGCCACGCCGTCATAATTATTGAATTCttccatatttatttaatattatactttttttttttttttttttttttactttctaTTCTTTGCTCATATGCTCCATTTGCTATTTTTTAGCGTTTacttgaaattaaaaaaaaaaaaaaaaaaaaaaaaaacaaaaaacaaaaaaggaaatctTAAACGTTTAAATACGGTTCAATAGaaagtttttaaaattttttattaataattattaacagATGAAATATTTCGTGCGTTTTTTTAATctcttttttacataaaaaaaaaagaaaagaaaagagtaCGTAGCCTACTAAGTAGCAACAACAAATGTAAACAAACTGcttaattttcaaaaaatagaaaaaatgcttgaagaaattattttacagtattatatataatatataatttataatatctattatataatacGAAAATaaggattaaaaaaaaagggagtggaaaatgcaaaatgggaaatataacataataggGCTTATTccattaaatatttcttataatttaatatgtgTTTCCATTTATAtctcataaaaaaatgtaagagaaaaaaaataaaaaagaagcaaaaataGGTATACATGTgttttattactatattagtattcatctttttttactttcttaTGCATGTACAAAATGGGtaatgttatatacatacaaatctgtatacttatgtatacgtaaataatattaaatccACAATGTTCCTAACTCTCTATTTTGCAATTCCATAAACCATCATTTAAGTAATGGATGTTTTCAACACATGtgtctttatttatttccaaACTAAacgataaaaataaatatatattattataagtatgcatacaaaaaaggtaaaaaaaaaaaaaaaaaaaaaaaaaaagacaaaaaattaagggCATTCCTACATTTGTTTCGATGACATGGTGGTTATCCCAACTGCACACGCGAACTCCTTGTTTTCTGCTCGAATTTGCTGTACAGAAAAGCCCAAAATACATAAgggtatgtatatgtacacatatgtttgtatgtatgtgagCATGCAGGTACAAGCACATATTATTATGCACCCacccacatatatatatatatatatatatatatatgtaacattACAACAACTGTATTAGCTTCGACGTCATCTAATTTTCCACCGGGAGATGTTACCCCTGGACACATTATATTCGATCCTCTAAGGACATGTTTTATTGCCCCTTTGTCGACTTGTATTTGTGGCATTATAAATggatctaaaaaaaaaaaaaaaaactgaaaCTTATATGCgtgtatatgtgcatgtatagatatatgtatatatatatatatatatatatatatatatatatatatatatttcctcaGTCACGTTATATTTTGCCCCTCTACATTGTCTTTTGTCGCCGCAAATTCATATGTGCCTATTTTCgtaaaatatacacattCATCTTATTACATCTGTGTAATAATTTCAAGTTGGGTATCCAAGGACCGTTTcttatttgaaaaaacagAATCTCGTTATTTGCAATAAGTACAGTTACGTGATTTGTGCTGAAAAGGGAacagttaaaaaaatagtaggcatatatatacataaatacatacatacacatacgcacatatatacaaacatgtgtacatgtattaGCATATTTACACGTATTATCTTGTCACGGCATTAACTATTTTTGCCCAGAAACATTTGCAACCAAATGGCtgtaaattttgtttttatctttatttacCATTTCCCCAAAAATATGGGTCccttttttggaaaaatacCTTCAATGAAATCTTCCAATTTGGGATATTGTTTTagtatctttaaaaaaaaaagaaaaaaaaaaaaaaagaaaacactAATTTTAGGGCTAATTTTtgtagaataattttttcctaatATTACATCAGATTTTAAGGCTGCTATAGCAGCAGAATTtgcatttaattttataatagaaTTTACTGCTAACATTAGAACTAAAATTGTATCATAACGTAtacttttacatttaaattaaatacacCTCTCACTATTCCATTAAACTAGAACATAACAAatacagttttttttttttttttttttattctttaaaaattaaaaaaaagcacaTTACTGTCATTTTGATACTTCTCTGCACTGATGACTTCATTAAATTTTGGGAAGAAATGTTGTCAACACAAAAGCCCTTcattgttcataatttttttttgctaaattTGGAAAAACACACATATAGTACCTACTATTAAGGAAACAAACAAATTGAATAAAATTCGCTTTTATGTCTTCAATTTACTAAACAAGCTTTTTTCtctttgaaaatatatattatataaacgaaaaaataaattttcataatattgaaaattatcAGTTCTGAATATTAacgtaataataataaaaaaaaaaataaaaaaaaggggacCTGTGTTTTGCATATGGATAAAAAATACAGTAAAAAGAGCacatattatgttttattctAAAGGACGAAACAAATTTTGGTGTTTCTTGTTTGCAATGATTGTGTATAGAGGGTGTAAATTGGAAATTGTAAACtccttttaatataatataatatgaaaaaaaaatttacttaaaaaatgacaaaaaaaaaaaaaaaaaaaaaaaaaagaaatgaaaaaacacgaaaaaagagaaaaaaaaatagttaaaatatacataaataatgtttGAAGAACGCcgtagaataaaaaaaaatttcaagtgtaatatatatatatatatatatgtatatatacgtatatacttatatatttatcttcaGACGAACGTATAAATATCTACTTACGAAACTTAgcaacatattttttatgtgccTTAATAATGGTTCTTTTTTTGCGTTTTAAAATGGATTTGAAATTTAAGGACTGATGATTCAAAACTCCTTTtagttaattatttatttgctcatttataaataatattcttaataCCGAAACAAAAAGGGgaactcatatatataaacatacgtacgcacatacatacatgcatacatacatgcacacatacatgcacacatacatgcacatatacatataagtgtacaaatatataaattcgcatacaaataaatcgaaatacatattcatatacgCATATTATGTGGGAATGTACTAATACTAAAAATTACGAATTAAAAAAGGATCtcaaatataagtaaaaaaaataaaaaataaaaatggagaAGAGTATATggctttaaaaatatgcaaaataatagttacaaaaaatacaactatacaaatattagcatatgcaaaaattatcaaaataaaaacaaagtaaatacaaaaatgagGTTTTGTAATGTAAATACAGAGATTCTAATGATTTCATAATTAGGGCATAAATTGtcgtacacatatatatatatgtatatataatatattatgtatacacatatgtatatgtacatgtatgcataGATATAGGAAATGAAACttccctttttatttaaacaaacagaaaaaaataggcACTTATGTGTACCTCTTCGTTCATCTGGATATCCACTCATACTCCCTCACATTTCGTAATTCAACTATGGGCGTATGTCTACATATTGCggtttacaattttttccattttgtacatttttttctttgttttgctttttcttttttctttttttttttttttttttttttaaggcatacaaataatttatgaagGTAACATACTACAAGCTTCAAAAAATGGTGAACACAGAAACAACCCAAAACAGGCaaacattaaaaagaaaattttgatatgttagaaaaaaaaaaaagaaaaaaaaaaagcatttcCCATTTATTCCTTTTGCTCATCACTGCTTGGATTTTCAACTGTATTAAATTCATCAGAATCTTTGTCAATATCTTTGTTCTTATTAATATTGATATTGCCATTAcaattactattattttctcCCTGTTCATTTATCTCGTCAAGATTTGACTTATCACTGAATGAACAGATTGTCATGGGCAGGTGGTGCGaaacaaaaaaggaagtTGGTGTTTTAAATGAATCAGCATTTATGTCCatcttattattttctaaattttccAATAAATTTGATAGTACTCCATTTTCATTTAAGTCT
The window above is part of the Plasmodium malariae genome assembly, chromosome: 10 genome. Proteins encoded here:
- the PmUG01_10014900 gene encoding conserved Plasmodium protein, unknown function; amino-acid sequence: MIMNAFSFSTSLRHSKILRILKNEKSYFCSMAKKKFGELHQPRTRCEKKNHLEIIDQVYFDMMDAMKEKSILEKEEYRNMDRNISEIILNHNISEKNQVIKNIMRYCIELNKKRGKKEEAEEEAADEEEDNKYRKKKRKNVEELNNRYDPQGDILNLIKSNVKEYSSQFNSCEIGIILKCFLKIKMNDLHIIHILLHHFFKRNMKFSQYGTLYVLNSFSKLSLLPQNETNFKLLCSDILQKLNNFEFKNICLICNYASALYRTNKVYIKNFIEKICKFLINDYSISSNDDVWSTDSIHYIANACARVNYLNKELFLFLKHKIEKKIAFFSLDQLVSLTNAYSKFKNAEEANFLSLYILIADEIIKKSYLLKSRHMSVLANSFNNACVLHEKLFYIITECSLTLISTFEPKQIVMIIHAYVNIGLLNNVLLDSIWNTALVYIDEYHIQELSMLLQAYTKSSQHRQNFFNKLCQRIYIFITSTYPFVGTNEKNLEYTYEKYIKSMNILKHKYKILSTSVTLDDCSLLLYVIYNHQNYCIYVNDTILKCQEKKQHYRICLNYNNNKEEEKKYLAASNDIAKNEEHCTDKREHSIIDHISYQNGYDTDEISLKMHSSENISNSLNNIGTNSNNEIFTAQGDEKKDDARSEIRHVMSSGKVNRVPYSNKSENGNTGNSDSTGSNICGNTDPIESQMNYMQHVEYYSNDIDKAGEYLIKYLSKDINSTLLCSIIYSLIKGNCLLQYDLLICLSKLTIIFLKQFKSSELANICTALSEAYIFASDENNRQNELISKNQKKENRNISNLKQVKSIGVSNSNKSETYDEKLYFSSKQYLITCKLFFDMVESYLKEKEHSFTDVYSTYKFITSFGALRMIKYSSVALHLFKLSILEIKNLSYLPLQKIANAFMQMNVYNEDVYAFIKKLQKMKKNK
- the PmUG01_10015100 gene encoding cell cycle regulator protein, putative; its protein translation is MKGFCVDNISSQNLMKSSVQRSIKMTILKQYPKLEDFIEGIFPKKGPIFLGKCTNHVTVLIANNEILFFQIRNGPWIPNLKLLHRYPFIMPQIQVDKGAIKHVLRGSNIMCPGVTSPGGKLDDVEANTVVQIRAENKEFACAVGITTMSSKQILEINKDTCVENIHYLNDGLWNCKIES